AGAGCGACCGTGTCCGAGACCCCGTACTCCTCGCGGATCCGGGCCTGGGACGGCAGCCGGGTGTTCGGCGGCAGAGCGCCATCGACGATTTTCTGCCGAAGATCACTGGCGACACGCAGATAGGCCGGCTGCTCACCGAAAGCCACAGGGCCACTCCCAACAAGTTGACAGACAGCAACACCCTGGCAACCGTTGGTTGTTGACCGCAAGCATAGGCCAGACTTTCACATGAAGTGACAAGGAGCGGTGTACGCAGGAGCTTTGCCGCCTGCCGCTGTCGCCCGGCCTGTCATGCTGGTCGCATGACCACGTACCTCTGCCCGGTCGACGGCACACGCGCCGCCGTCGACTCGGCCCCTTGGTGCTGCCCCGAGTGCGGCGGCCCCTGGGACCTGGAGTTCACCGCATCGCCCGTTCCCCTCAACTCCCTGGGGCGGCGCGTGAATTCGCTGTGGCGGTACGAGGAGGCGCTGCCGATTCCGACAAGGGCGGTGTCTCTCGGCGAGGGCCGTACGCCGCTGGTGCCGATGACACCCACCGTCTCCGCGAAGCTCGACTTCCTGATGCCGACCCTCTCCTTCAAGGACCGGGGCGCGGTGATGCTGGCCGAACTGGCCCTGCGGCTGGGACCGGAGCGCGTCCACCGTGTCGTCGCCGACAGCAGCGGCAACGCGGGGACGGCCGTCGCCGCGTACTGCGCACGGGCCGGGCTGAGTTGCACCGTGTACGTCCCGGAGTCCACGTCACCGAAGAAGACCGAGCAGATCCGCGCCCACGGCGCGCGCCTCGAACGCGTGAAGGGCGACCGGGAGGCCACCGCGCGAGCCGCCCGCGCCGCGGCCGGCGAAGCGGGCACGTTCTACGCGAGCCATGTCTACAACCCGTACTTCCTGCACGGCACGAAGACATACGTGTACGAGCTCTGGGAGGACCTCGGCGGCAGCCTCCCCGAGGCGATCGCCGTCCCCGTCGGCAACGGCACCCTGCTGCTCGGCGCCTCGCTCGCGACCGCCGAACTCCACGCGCACGGACTCATCGCGGAGCGCCCCCAGTTGATCGCCGTCCAGGCCGAGGCCGTCTCACCGCTGGCCGCCGCCTTCCACGCGGGGGAGGACGACCTCGGCACCGAATTCCCCGGCACGCTCAAGCCCCCGGCTCCCACCCTCGCCGAAGGCATCGCCATCCCGCGGCCACCACGCGCCCGCCAGATCCTTCGAGCGGTACGCGAATCGGGCGGGACCTTCGTCACCGTGACCGAGGATCAGATCCGTGTGGCACAGCGGGAGTTGGCGTCGCGCGGTCTCTTCGTCGAGTCGACCGGCGTCGCCTGCTGGGCGGCCGTCGGCGAGTGGACCGATCGCACCGTGACCGTCCCGCTGTGCGGCGCGGGCGCCAAGACGGGTCTCGCCACCTGACGACGCGCCCCGTCAGTCCACCCAGTACGTGTCGTGCTTGATGAAGAACGCCGTCCGCTCCTCGTCCGTCATCCGCCCGACCGTGGAGATCTTCTCGAAGTACTCCTCGCGCGGAGCGCCGGGCGCGAACAGGATGAGCGTGGAGGCGGGCTCGTCCGAGTCGTTACGGAACCCGTGCAGCCCGCCCGGCGGCACGTACAGGAAGTCGCCCTTCTCGGCGTCGGTCCAGCGCTCACCGTCGTACAGCCGGACCGTCCCCTCCAGGATGTAGAACGACTCCGAGATCGTCCGGTGGAAATGAGTGCTCGGACCGCCGCCCCTGGGCACCATGTCCATCCGGTAGAGCCCGAACTCACCGCCGGTCGACACGCTGGACGCCACGAAGTGCGTCTCGGCTCCCGACGGCGACCGCACGTCGGCGGGGGTGCTCGCGGGCCGGTACACCGCGTTGACCTCGCCTGTGTCCCCGTGGTGTCGGGGTTCCGGATACGACATGTTCTGCACTCCCTCAAGTCGAAGCCCGACGCGTGGCCGGCCGGTCAGTCCACCAGCAGTTTGTCAAGGGTGACAGGGACGTGACGCACCCGGATTCCGGTGGCGTTGTGGATGGCGTTGCCGACCGCGGCGGCCGAGCCGGCGGTGCCGAGTTCGAGGGGGGTTCTCCTCCAGCAGGGCGTGCCCGATACCGACGTCACGAAGAATCGGTTCAGATACTGCTCCGAACTCTGCCCAGGGGTCCCGATCGTTGCCAGGACCTGTCAATCCCAGGCTGGGGCGGCACTCTTCCAGTACGTTCACGGTCATGAGTACGGAACAGAGGTACGACGTGGTCGCAACGCCCAACGAGGAGGAACTCCCGAGCAATTGGGGCCGATGGGGTGCGGACGACGAGCTGGGCACGCTGAACCTGATCACCGACGAGGTCCGGGCCAGAGCCGCCGCGCAGGCGCGTACCGGGCGCGCGGTCTCGCTGGCTCAGCCCATCCAGCCGGCGCCCTTGGTCAGCGGGCCCTTCGCGCCCACCACTCAAGAGACTTCGCCGGTCCAGCAGTTGATGCAGTACACCGGAGGAGCACCCGCGACGGCGGACCTGATGCTGGTGACCAACCATCACGTGCGCTCGACCCACCTCGACGCCCTGGGGCACCAGATATGGGACGGCCAGGTCTACCCCGGGCGGCCCCTCGCGGAGAGCGTGACACCGGCTGGAGTGCGGCACGGTTCCACGGCGGCGTTCGCCGCCGGGATCGTCACCCGGGGTGTCCTGCTCGACCTGGCCTGGGACGGCCCGCTGCCCATGGGCCATCCGATCACCTCGGAGGACTTCGAGGCGGCCGAGGCCCGCCAGGGCGTGCGGCTGGAGTCCGGGGACGCTTTGGTGGTGCGCTGCGGATGGGTCTACGCCATCGACCCCGAGAGGCCGATGCCGGGCATCAGCCTGGACGCGGTGCGGTGGATGCACCGGCGCGGCGTGTCCCTGTACGCGGGCGATCTGGGCGACGCCCACCCGCCGCTGGATCCCGCCGTCCCCGGACCGCTGCACCGCGTCGCTCTGCCGCTTCTCGGAATGCCTCTGATCGACGTCGCAGAACTAAACGAACTGGCCGCTGTCTGCGCGGAGTTGAACCGCCACGCCTTCCTGCTCACGGTGGCACCCCCGCGCATCCACGGCCTCACCGGCGTCCCGGTCAATCCGCTGGCGGTCTTCTGACGGGCAGCGCCCCGGGGCCGGCGGTCCCGCTCAACTCCCGCGTCAGTGCGGTGACCGCGGTCCGATCACGGACAACAGGTGCAACTTCTCGTAGCTCTCCGTGCCGGGGATGGCGGTGTAGACGAGCAGCGAGTGGGCCTGGCCGGGATCGATCAGTCGCTGACACGTCAGCTCAAGGGGCCCGACCTCGGGGTGCGCGAAGCGCTTGGTCTCGTGGGGGCGCACACCGATCTCATGCTCGTCCCACAGCCGGCGGAACTCCTCGCTCCGCTCCAGGAGCAGCTCCGCCAGATACGCGGCCCGGGATCCGGGACCGCGAAGGCCGATGGTCTGGCGCAGCCCCGACGCGTACATCCGGGAGAGGAAGGCGTGTTCTTCGGGCGCGTAACGCAGACGCTCCGAAGGATCGGTGAACCACCGGAACCCCACGCTGCGCGCCGGGCCGCTGTAGCGGGTCGTGTCCCCGGTGAGAGCGACGCCCATGGGGGTCTGCCTCAGGGTTTCGCCGAGCTCCGTGACGATCTCCGCGGGCGTGTCGGCGAGACGGTCGAGGATCCGGAGCAGCCCCGGACTGATGTGATCGCCGGTCCCGCCGCGCTCGGGCGCCTGATGTCCCGCGAGGCGGAACAGATGGTCCCGTTCGTCGAGCGAGAGATGCAGTCCCTGAGCCATCGACGCGAGCAGCTGACTCGACGGTCGCGGGCCGCGCTCCCGCTCAAGACGTGCGTAGTAGTCGGTCGACATGTGGCAGAGCACCGCGACCTCCTCGCGTCGCAGACCGCTCGTACGACGCCTGGCACCGCGCGGCAGCCCGACGTCCTCCGGTTGCAGCGCCTCTCGACGCTTTCGGAGGAACTTTGCCAGCTCGACGCGATCGATCATGGTCTCTTTCTTCTCAGCGGTGGCGGTCCGTCGTTTCTACCGTCTTCGTCCGGCCGGATCCACGGATCGGCAATCCCTGGAAGACGGCCGCGGCTTCCTGAAGTGTGGTGACGGGAACACCGACTCAAGGAGCGAATCGTGGCTCGCCGAGCAATCGATATCACCATCCCGGACCTGTCGGGCAAGCGCGCGCTCGTCACCGGCGCCAGCGACGGCATGGGCCTGGAAATGGCCACGCGGCTCGCCGCCGCGGGCGCGGAAGTGATCATGCCCGTCCGCAACCCCGGCAAGGGCGAGAAGGCGGTCCAGGGGATCCGCCACCGCGTCCGCGACGCGAAGGTCTCGCTGCGCGACCTCGACCTGTCGTCGCTCGACTCCGTCGCGGCCCTCGGCGACACCCTCAGCCGCGAGGGCGACCCCATCCACATCCTCATCAACAACGCCGGTGTGATGATCCCCCCGAGCCGTCAGACCACAGCCGACGGCTACGAGCTGCAGTTCGGCACCAACCACCTCGGCCATTTCGCCCTCGTCGGCCACCTCTTGCCGCTGCTGCGGGCCGGCCGCGCCCGCGTGACCTCACAGATCAGCATCGCCGCCCGGAGCGGCTCCATCAACTGGGACGACCTGAACTGGGAGCGCGGCTACGACAAGCAGCGCGCGTACGTCCAGTCGAAGATCGCCTTCGGCCTCTTCGGCCTCGAACTGCAACGCCGCAGCCAGAAGTACGGGTGGGGCATCACCAGCAACCTCTCCCACCCCGGCGTCGCCCCCACCAGCCTCCTCGCCGCCCGCCCGGAGCTGGGCCGCCCCAAGGACACATCAGCGGTGCGCGTCATCCGGGCGCTCTCGACGCTCGGCATCCTTGTCGGCACCGTCGACAGCGC
The nucleotide sequence above comes from Streptomyces sp. NBC_01716. Encoded proteins:
- a CDS encoding pyridoxal-phosphate dependent enzyme; protein product: MTTYLCPVDGTRAAVDSAPWCCPECGGPWDLEFTASPVPLNSLGRRVNSLWRYEEALPIPTRAVSLGEGRTPLVPMTPTVSAKLDFLMPTLSFKDRGAVMLAELALRLGPERVHRVVADSSGNAGTAVAAYCARAGLSCTVYVPESTSPKKTEQIRAHGARLERVKGDREATARAARAAAGEAGTFYASHVYNPYFLHGTKTYVYELWEDLGGSLPEAIAVPVGNGTLLLGASLATAELHAHGLIAERPQLIAVQAEAVSPLAAAFHAGEDDLGTEFPGTLKPPAPTLAEGIAIPRPPRARQILRAVRESGGTFVTVTEDQIRVAQRELASRGLFVESTGVACWAAVGEWTDRTVTVPLCGAGAKTGLAT
- a CDS encoding cupin domain-containing protein; amino-acid sequence: MSYPEPRHHGDTGEVNAVYRPASTPADVRSPSGAETHFVASSVSTGGEFGLYRMDMVPRGGGPSTHFHRTISESFYILEGTVRLYDGERWTDAEKGDFLYVPPGGLHGFRNDSDEPASTLILFAPGAPREEYFEKISTVGRMTDEERTAFFIKHDTYWVD
- a CDS encoding cyclase family protein, which produces MSTEQRYDVVATPNEEELPSNWGRWGADDELGTLNLITDEVRARAAAQARTGRAVSLAQPIQPAPLVSGPFAPTTQETSPVQQLMQYTGGAPATADLMLVTNHHVRSTHLDALGHQIWDGQVYPGRPLAESVTPAGVRHGSTAAFAAGIVTRGVLLDLAWDGPLPMGHPITSEDFEAAEARQGVRLESGDALVVRCGWVYAIDPERPMPGISLDAVRWMHRRGVSLYAGDLGDAHPPLDPAVPGPLHRVALPLLGMPLIDVAELNELAAVCAELNRHAFLLTVAPPRIHGLTGVPVNPLAVF
- a CDS encoding helix-turn-helix transcriptional regulator, whose translation is MIDRVELAKFLRKRREALQPEDVGLPRGARRRTSGLRREEVAVLCHMSTDYYARLERERGPRPSSQLLASMAQGLHLSLDERDHLFRLAGHQAPERGGTGDHISPGLLRILDRLADTPAEIVTELGETLRQTPMGVALTGDTTRYSGPARSVGFRWFTDPSERLRYAPEEHAFLSRMYASGLRQTIGLRGPGSRAAYLAELLLERSEEFRRLWDEHEIGVRPHETKRFAHPEVGPLELTCQRLIDPGQAHSLLVYTAIPGTESYEKLHLLSVIGPRSPH
- a CDS encoding SDR family oxidoreductase, whose product is MARRAIDITIPDLSGKRALVTGASDGMGLEMATRLAAAGAEVIMPVRNPGKGEKAVQGIRHRVRDAKVSLRDLDLSSLDSVAALGDTLSREGDPIHILINNAGVMIPPSRQTTADGYELQFGTNHLGHFALVGHLLPLLRAGRARVTSQISIAARSGSINWDDLNWERGYDKQRAYVQSKIAFGLFGLELQRRSQKYGWGITSNLSHPGVAPTSLLAARPELGRPKDTSAVRVIRALSTLGILVGTVDSAKLPALMAATGPDTKPGALYGPSGPGNLGGPPAEQRLYAPLSGAGDDERLRLWEVSEQLTRTAIPTA